Proteins from one Loktanella sp. M215 genomic window:
- a CDS encoding SCO family protein, whose translation MMHFTPIRTLAAAAGLLALTLPASAGPKRDAGYFTNLPLVTQDGQTVALYDDLIAGKIVVFNFIYTDCNDLCSFTTARMVQIADWLGDRVGRDIFIYSISLDPVNDTPEKLRAFAAGFGIEPGLGWTFLTGDPADIDVIRRKLGERGDNLYDHRSDMLIGNADRDFWRRTSVMGSLKLATQTILEMDPDWRAPAVSPALIETGDRPATDFIISDRRGEAMFIKICSACHTIGAGVKFGPDLAGVTLRRDHDWLTRYLQAPDILLRDGDPTAVALNARFPNVKMPFMGLTQTDAKDLIFYLGKQLDGLDSTLTSAEADQPAASHDHASHEHTAHDH comes from the coding sequence ATGATGCATTTCACACCGATCCGGACACTTGCGGCGGCGGCGGGGCTTCTGGCCCTGACGCTGCCCGCCTCAGCCGGGCCGAAACGCGACGCGGGCTACTTCACCAACCTGCCGCTGGTCACGCAGGACGGACAGACCGTCGCGCTCTACGACGATCTGATCGCGGGCAAGATCGTGGTGTTCAACTTCATCTATACCGACTGCAACGACCTGTGTTCCTTCACCACGGCCCGCATGGTGCAGATCGCCGACTGGCTGGGCGACCGGGTCGGGCGTGACATCTTCATCTACTCGATCTCGCTCGACCCCGTGAACGACACGCCAGAAAAGCTGCGCGCCTTCGCCGCCGGCTTCGGGATTGAACCGGGGTTGGGCTGGACCTTTCTGACAGGCGATCCTGCGGATATCGACGTGATCCGCAGGAAACTGGGCGAGCGTGGCGACAATCTGTATGACCATCGCAGCGACATGCTGATCGGCAACGCGGACCGGGATTTCTGGCGCCGCACCTCGGTGATGGGCAGCCTCAAGCTCGCGACCCAGACGATCCTCGAAATGGACCCGGACTGGCGGGCGCCTGCAGTCTCTCCCGCGCTGATTGAAACCGGCGACCGCCCGGCCACAGACTTCATCATCTCCGACCGGCGGGGCGAGGCGATGTTCATCAAGATCTGTTCCGCCTGCCACACCATCGGGGCAGGGGTGAAATTCGGCCCCGACCTCGCCGGCGTCACCCTGCGCCGCGATCACGACTGGCTGACCCGCTACCTGCAGGCGCCCGACATCCTGCTGCGGGACGGCGATCCCACCGCCGTCGCCCTGAACGCCCGGTTCCCCAATGTTAAAATGCCCTTCATGGGCCTGACCCAAACGGATGCAAAGGACCTGATCTTCTATCTGGGAAAGCAACTCGACGGCTTGGACAGCACCCTCACCAGCGCCGAGGCGGACCAACCAGCCGCATCCCACGACCACGCGTCCCACGAGCACACCGCTCACGACCACTAG